The following are encoded in a window of bacterium genomic DNA:
- a CDS encoding amidohydrolase: protein MIKLFYNGKIYTGEKSQPFCEAIVVSGGTIVATGTNEEMRSAFPFAQRISLDGKPVLPAFTDSHTHFLSHCLQQAQIDLSGLTSVEACLNVIRQKVATTPEGAWIKGKGWNQNLWSPAHYPTKEQLDSITRQHPIALDARDFHSLWVNSLALAQAGINEQTVFSGAGEICKNENGQLTGIIKEDARTLVWKIMPEDTAAQRAEVLRNSQTLAYKNGLAGVHCMETMPDFEAYQSLHRDRALQLRVCFYLPIRYLDTMVESKIKSGFGDAYFRFGGMKIFMDGTLGSQTAHMLEPFENSENYGTEITTQDALDAYVLRAAEYDIACAIHAIGDRANRKVLNAFEKTQGLFPDKKLRQRIEHAQIIHPDDIQRFARSGTIASMQAIHIPEDIDAANRYWGARARWVYPFRSLLQSGATIALGSDVPIETCNVFEGMTAALCRTRRTSDEVWYPEERMTREEIIYAYTVGAALASGEEHIKGTLSPGKLADFMVLSQDIFSVQPEKIAGTKVQSMVIGGNVVYES, encoded by the coding sequence ATGATAAAATTATTTTATAACGGAAAAATATATACTGGCGAAAAGAGTCAGCCTTTCTGTGAAGCCATTGTTGTCAGCGGCGGAACGATCGTCGCAACCGGTACGAACGAAGAGATGCGTTCGGCTTTTCCTTTTGCACAGCGCATTTCATTGGACGGAAAGCCGGTTTTACCTGCCTTTACTGACAGCCATACTCATTTTTTGTCACACTGTTTACAACAAGCACAAATTGATTTGAGTGGTTTGACATCGGTCGAAGCCTGTCTGAATGTCATACGGCAAAAAGTAGCGACCACCCCGGAGGGAGCTTGGATCAAGGGCAAGGGTTGGAATCAAAATCTATGGTCACCTGCACACTATCCGACAAAAGAACAACTCGATAGTATTACCCGTCAGCATCCCATCGCACTAGATGCCCGCGACTTTCATTCGCTGTGGGTCAATTCGCTTGCTCTAGCCCAAGCTGGTATCAACGAACAGACAGTGTTTAGTGGTGCCGGAGAAATATGTAAAAATGAAAACGGGCAGCTTACCGGTATTATCAAAGAAGATGCGCGCACATTGGTATGGAAGATCATGCCGGAAGATACGGCCGCGCAACGAGCAGAGGTATTGCGCAATTCGCAAACATTGGCATATAAAAACGGTTTAGCCGGTGTGCATTGCATGGAAACCATGCCTGATTTTGAAGCCTACCAATCTTTGCATCGGGACAGAGCGCTTCAGCTACGCGTTTGTTTTTATCTTCCAATACGATATCTCGATACGATGGTCGAATCCAAAATCAAAAGCGGGTTCGGTGATGCCTATTTCCGGTTTGGTGGGATGAAAATTTTCATGGACGGCACACTGGGATCACAGACTGCACATATGTTGGAGCCTTTTGAGAATTCGGAAAATTATGGAACTGAAATCACGACGCAGGATGCGCTCGACGCATACGTTTTAAGAGCAGCTGAATATGACATAGCCTGCGCGATTCATGCCATCGGAGACAGAGCGAATCGCAAGGTGTTGAATGCATTTGAAAAAACGCAGGGGCTGTTCCCGGATAAAAAATTAAGGCAACGGATCGAACATGCTCAAATCATTCATCCTGATGATATACAACGTTTCGCTCGGAGTGGAACTATTGCTTCGATGCAGGCCATACACATACCTGAAGATATTGATGCGGCCAACCGGTATTGGGGCGCCCGTGCTCGATGGGTATATCCTTTTCGTAGTTTGCTCCAAAGCGGTGCAACGATTGCCTTGGGCTCTGATGTACCGATCGAAACGTGCAATGTATTCGAAGGTATGACAGCCGCTTTATGCCGAACTCGCAGGACTTCCGATGAGGTGTGGTACCCGGAAGAACGCATGACGCGTGAAGAAATTATTTATGCCTATACCGTAGGAGCCGCATTGGCCAGCGGGGAAGAGCATATAAAAGGTACGTTATCACCCGGTAAACTGGCTGATTTTATGGTGCTGTCGCAAGATATTTTTTCCGTACAGCCCGAGAAAATTGCCGGCACCAAAGTACAATCTATGGTGATCGGTGGTAACGTCGTATATGAAAGTTGA
- the lpxA gene encoding acyl-ACP--UDP-N-acetylglucosamine O-acyltransferase codes for MIHPTALVSESLDTSIQVGAYSIIDDGSQIGKHTIIHNHVRVTSFTEIGQGVVIHQGAALGGDPQDLKFGGEYSTVEIGDETVIREYVTINRGTGANGKTKIGSHSLIMAYAHVAHDCTIGDHVIISNAVNMAGHVHIEDYAGIGGMVPIHQFCRIGRYAFVGGGFRVNQDVPPYVLAAGEPLRFSGLNYVGLRRNGFSEERIKVIDKAYFILYRQGLTRRDALKKIHDEFDTNPDVLNIIQFVETCERGLIKP; via the coding sequence ATGATACATCCTACAGCTCTGGTTTCCGAATCGTTAGATACATCCATACAAGTCGGCGCGTATTCGATCATTGATGATGGCTCACAAATCGGAAAGCATACCATAATTCATAATCATGTACGTGTTACATCATTTACGGAGATTGGTCAGGGTGTAGTAATTCATCAGGGTGCGGCACTTGGTGGTGATCCCCAAGACCTTAAATTCGGTGGGGAGTATTCAACGGTAGAAATCGGTGATGAAACCGTGATTCGCGAGTATGTAACGATTAACCGCGGAACCGGTGCGAACGGAAAAACAAAAATCGGTTCACATTCGTTGATTATGGCGTATGCGCATGTTGCGCATGATTGCACGATCGGCGATCATGTTATTATTTCAAATGCCGTAAACATGGCAGGGCACGTACATATCGAAGATTATGCGGGTATCGGCGGGATGGTACCCATACATCAGTTTTGTCGTATCGGTCGTTATGCGTTTGTCGGCGGGGGATTTCGGGTCAATCAGGACGTTCCGCCCTATGTGTTGGCTGCCGGGGAACCGTTACGTTTTTCCGGTTTAAACTATGTCGGATTACGACGCAACGGTTTTTCTGAAGAACGAATTAAAGTCATAGATAAAGCTTACTTTATCTTATATCGCCAAGGCCTGACACGTCGTGATGCGTTAAAAAAAATACACGATGAATTTGACACTAATCCGGATGTACTAAACATCATACAATTTGTAGAGACATGCGAGCGAGGATTGATAAAACCTTAG
- a CDS encoding copper-translocating P-type ATPase, which yields MHSSHCAGIIENELRKLNGVQKADVDFANHRLIICFYNDIVSIHTIIRKITDLGYGVNYTKKTLGVQGMTCAACAASVESMLLSQEGIFNAQVNFAAKTVFVEYASDRINVAEMKKVLQQIGYDISGDMENDADQIEVAEKKRYNELRLRMLVAILLSLPVFTIGMFFHNTWTWGNWISLILSAPVLFWAGRDFYINAFKQARHGTANMDTLVALSTGVAFVFSLFNTLFPHVFHQQGLHADVYYEAAVVIIALILLGRWLEEGAKNKTTSAIKKLMGLQPKTVRVLRDGNTLEIPVRDVQIGELVIIRPGEKIAVDGMVTDGNSFVDESMISGEPIAVEKKSSSKVFAGTINQNGSLTIQAEKVGRATLLSQIIRAVQEAQGSKAPIQKTADRIAAVFVPVVIGIALMSGMLWYVLGPEPALTRAMLAVVTVLIIACPCALGLATPTAIMVGIGKAASHGILIRDAQSLEIAHRVDTVVLDKTGTITEGKPKVTDIVWSPETNKDTFTSILFAMESRSDHPLAGAVVRHLKMESNDNPIITDFQNTPGRGVSASVNDHRYYVGSEAWVNELHVPFIDTIQISAQNMINKAQTVVYFFDEKSVLAVIAIADTIKPSSAAAVTELHRLGIEVHMLTGDHGISAEYIAKQAGISTVRSGVMPHEKGQYIKSLQAQGKVVAMVGDGINDAEALALADVSLAMARGSDIAMDTAKITLMNSDLKHIAAAMQISKSTVITIKQNLFWAFIYNIIGIPIAAGLMFPFFGFTLNPMIAGAAMAFSSISVVTNSLRLAAKR from the coding sequence ATGCATAGCTCGCATTGTGCCGGTATTATCGAAAATGAACTGCGTAAGCTCAATGGTGTGCAGAAAGCGGATGTCGATTTTGCAAATCACCGTCTCATAATTTGTTTCTATAACGACATTGTTTCGATCCATACGATTATCCGAAAAATAACAGATCTCGGATATGGTGTTAACTACACTAAAAAAACTTTAGGCGTGCAGGGCATGACGTGCGCAGCATGTGCGGCTAGTGTCGAATCTATGTTGCTTTCCCAAGAAGGTATCTTTAATGCGCAGGTAAATTTTGCTGCCAAAACGGTATTTGTCGAATACGCTTCCGATCGTATAAATGTCGCTGAAATGAAAAAAGTGCTGCAACAGATCGGATACGATATCAGCGGGGATATGGAAAACGATGCCGATCAAATCGAAGTAGCTGAAAAAAAGCGTTATAATGAACTTCGTCTCCGAATGCTTGTAGCCATTCTGTTGTCATTACCTGTTTTTACCATAGGGATGTTTTTTCACAATACATGGACTTGGGGAAACTGGATCAGTTTGATCTTATCAGCTCCGGTTTTGTTTTGGGCTGGTCGTGATTTTTATATCAATGCGTTCAAACAAGCGCGTCATGGTACTGCCAATATGGATACTTTGGTAGCTCTCAGTACCGGCGTAGCTTTTGTTTTTTCTCTTTTTAATACTCTCTTTCCTCATGTTTTTCATCAGCAAGGTTTGCACGCCGATGTATATTATGAAGCCGCCGTTGTCATCATCGCCTTAATATTACTTGGCCGATGGCTCGAAGAAGGTGCTAAAAACAAAACCACTAGCGCTATCAAAAAACTTATGGGTTTACAGCCCAAAACAGTTCGTGTTCTGCGGGATGGAAATACATTAGAAATTCCAGTTCGTGATGTTCAGATCGGAGAACTAGTGATTATACGACCCGGTGAAAAAATCGCCGTGGATGGTATGGTTACAGACGGAAATTCATTTGTTGACGAAAGCATGATCAGCGGCGAACCGATCGCTGTCGAAAAGAAATCTTCTTCGAAAGTTTTTGCAGGAACGATCAACCAAAACGGAAGTTTGACGATCCAAGCTGAAAAAGTCGGTCGAGCAACTCTGCTGTCGCAAATAATCAGGGCCGTACAGGAAGCGCAAGGAAGTAAAGCGCCTATTCAAAAAACAGCAGATCGTATTGCGGCTGTTTTTGTTCCAGTGGTAATCGGGATCGCGCTGATGAGCGGTATGCTCTGGTATGTGTTGGGACCGGAACCTGCTCTGACACGTGCTATGCTTGCCGTCGTTACAGTATTGATCATTGCGTGCCCTTGTGCTCTCGGATTAGCTACACCGACAGCAATAATGGTTGGCATCGGTAAAGCTGCTTCTCACGGGATTTTGATACGCGATGCACAAAGTTTAGAAATAGCCCATCGTGTTGATACTGTTGTTTTAGATAAAACAGGCACGATCACCGAAGGAAAACCTAAGGTTACGGATATAGTTTGGTCACCTGAAACAAATAAGGATACCTTCACCTCTATCTTGTTTGCTATGGAGTCACGCTCGGATCATCCTTTGGCCGGCGCGGTTGTCCGTCACTTGAAAATGGAATCTAACGATAACCCCATCATCACCGATTTCCAAAATACACCCGGTCGCGGTGTGTCGGCTTCGGTCAACGACCACCGATATTATGTAGGCAGCGAGGCGTGGGTCAATGAACTGCATGTTCCCTTTATTGATACGATTCAGATATCAGCACAAAACATGATTAATAAAGCGCAAACGGTGGTTTATTTTTTTGACGAAAAATCAGTTTTAGCTGTGATCGCCATCGCCGACACGATAAAACCCTCGAGCGCAGCGGCCGTAACCGAACTTCACCGTTTGGGGATAGAAGTGCACATGCTCACCGGTGATCATGGTATCAGTGCAGAATATATAGCCAAACAAGCCGGTATAAGTACAGTTCGGTCCGGTGTAATGCCACATGAGAAAGGTCAATATATTAAGTCATTACAAGCTCAAGGAAAAGTGGTCGCCATGGTCGGTGACGGCATCAACGATGCGGAAGCTTTGGCTTTGGCGGATGTGAGTTTAGCGATGGCCCGCGGGAGTGATATTGCGATGGATACGGCCAAGATAACACTCATGAATTCGGATTTGAAGCATATTGCCGCAGCAATGCAAATATCTAAATCAACCGTGATTACGATCAAACAAAATCTTTTTTGGGCTTTTATTTATAATATCATCGGTATTCCCATCGCCGCCGGTTTGATGTTTCCATTTTTTGGATTTACACTCAATCCGATGATCGCCGGCGCTGCGATGGCGTTCAGTTCCATATCTGTTGTTACCAATAGCTTGCGCCTCGCGGCTAAGCGATAA
- a CDS encoding sugar transferase has protein sequence MIRWFDITVSLIAIFFTVPLFMVSLCLSMCFIGFPPFYVSKRRGYMGRDFNHVKIRTMLPGPQIGRVFFELNRINRVGWFLRISHLDELPDLFHILVGQMSFVGPRPLMLQALEAHKTKIRENVKPGWTGLAQVQLLKKGVLSKELQERLDIIYVEKRSFVYNLRIIFATFRYAVLGKKIDINPNTTNARIQFQKNGFKYHKK, from the coding sequence ATGATTCGATGGTTTGACATAACGGTTTCACTAATTGCTATATTTTTTACCGTACCTTTGTTTATGGTGTCATTGTGTTTATCAATGTGCTTTATTGGTTTTCCTCCGTTTTACGTATCTAAGCGTAGAGGTTATATGGGCAGGGATTTTAATCATGTTAAAATTCGAACCATGTTACCCGGGCCACAAATCGGGCGGGTATTTTTTGAGTTAAATCGTATCAATCGTGTGGGATGGTTTTTGAGGATTAGCCATCTTGATGAGCTACCTGATTTATTTCATATTTTAGTTGGTCAAATGAGTTTTGTCGGACCAAGGCCGCTTATGCTGCAAGCGTTAGAAGCACACAAAACAAAAATTCGGGAAAATGTTAAACCCGGTTGGACAGGTTTAGCTCAGGTGCAACTATTGAAAAAAGGTGTTTTGAGTAAAGAGTTGCAAGAAAGGTTGGACATTATATACGTCGAAAAAAGAAGTTTTGTATATAATCTCAGAATAATATTTGCAACATTTAGGTATGCCGTTTTAGGCAAGAAAATCGATATTAACCCAAACACTACAAATGCACGTATTCAATTTCAAAAAAATGGATTTAAATATCATAAAAAATAA
- a CDS encoding curli production assembly protein CsgG, with amino-acid sequence MNRTSILLVIIGVLLLQSCATVGPPTTRTIKTKPAVVAVESTVPVRSLKRKVAIARFSNETKYGQGFFYDPTNDRLGKQAMDILSSKLTATEKFIMLERVDLDYLSKEKQMNNLTQLNIPADYLILGSVTEFGRKNTSDVGVFSRTKKQAAYAKVSIRLVDVSTGQIVYSEEGEGEAFSESQTTMGVGNTADYDATLNDKVISAAISKLVNRIVENLTDKPWRSYILSYEKGSYFISGGEMQGIRVNDTFTVFQRGSKVNNPQTGIMIELPGKPVGQLKVVSLIKGDITTELAICQKVDGEIPESEFKDYYLQENQ; translated from the coding sequence ATGAACCGAACATCGATTCTTTTAGTAATCATTGGTGTGCTCCTATTGCAATCCTGCGCAACGGTAGGGCCGCCAACAACCAGAACCATTAAAACAAAACCTGCGGTGGTTGCGGTTGAGTCTACAGTACCTGTGCGATCGCTAAAACGCAAAGTTGCTATAGCGCGTTTTTCCAACGAAACAAAATATGGGCAGGGTTTCTTTTATGATCCGACCAACGACCGTCTCGGAAAACAGGCAATGGATATACTTTCTTCTAAGCTCACGGCAACTGAGAAATTTATCATGCTCGAACGCGTTGATTTGGATTATCTGAGCAAAGAAAAACAGATGAATAATCTCACTCAACTAAACATCCCTGCTGATTATTTGATTCTGGGTTCTGTCACCGAGTTTGGTCGCAAGAACACGAGTGATGTTGGTGTGTTTAGCCGCACTAAGAAACAGGCGGCGTACGCTAAAGTATCCATCCGATTAGTTGATGTGTCAACTGGCCAGATTGTATATTCAGAAGAAGGTGAAGGTGAAGCCTTTTCAGAAAGTCAGACGACTATGGGTGTGGGCAATACGGCAGACTATGATGCGACTCTGAATGACAAAGTTATATCAGCCGCGATATCCAAACTCGTTAACCGCATAGTAGAAAATCTTACCGATAAACCTTGGCGTTCGTATATCTTGTCCTACGAAAAAGGAAGTTATTTTATTTCCGGAGGCGAAATGCAAGGTATTCGAGTCAATGATACCTTCACTGTATTTCAGCGCGGAAGTAAAGTTAATAATCCACAAACAGGAATCATGATCGAATTACCGGGAAAACCGGTGGGCCAACTCAAAGTTGTATCGTTAATCAAAGGAGATATTACTACAGAGCTTGCTATTTGTCAAAAAGTTGATGGTGAAATCCCTGAGTCCGAATTTAAAGATTATTATTTACAAGAAAACCAATAA
- a CDS encoding DUF4810 domain-containing protein, protein MKKLSILIITVLMFTVGCTPTRTTIFYWGNYSSALYKYKKTPDESTRAAYKSALKEILDNAKKKFKKIPPGVHAEYGYVLAQEGDIVGGQEYFGKELQLYPESKEFVAKLQQEISRGNQQ, encoded by the coding sequence ATGAAGAAATTAAGTATTCTGATCATTACTGTTTTGATGTTTACAGTCGGTTGTACACCTACACGCACGACCATATTTTATTGGGGCAATTATTCATCGGCTCTTTACAAATACAAAAAAACACCGGACGAATCCACACGTGCGGCCTATAAATCGGCACTGAAGGAAATTCTTGATAATGCCAAGAAAAAATTCAAAAAAATTCCGCCAGGAGTTCATGCGGAATACGGGTACGTTTTAGCTCAAGAAGGTGATATAGTGGGAGGACAGGAGTATTTTGGTAAGGAATTGCAGTTATACCCTGAGTCGAAAGAATTTGTCGCCAAATTGCAACAAGAAATCAGTCGAGGAAATCAACAATGA
- a CDS encoding aspartate/glutamate racemase family protein: MKQNRDIRFPKVAIIDWGIGGISFYRILKAHYTTLPVVYFSDSGTTPYGKQSRSQLRSRLINIIHYLSNRGTGYLVVACNAMSTVLPQIENKNLPKNFRLTGVITHTIKTLQSQQRLHRIGIVGGIRTIRSRAYQKPFIYSNQKIIQRIAQPVSAMIESGKMRTIGFDKTLDRIVQPLNKCDALVLACTHYTAASEIFEKKMPSVKIIDPCESTFRFVDQSWKLKYIQENRRADVFLTTGDPKKTRESIQKAFSINTGAFQKIPLNL, translated from the coding sequence ATGAAACAGAACCGAGATATTCGATTTCCTAAAGTGGCCATTATAGATTGGGGTATAGGCGGTATTTCGTTTTATCGGATTCTCAAAGCGCATTATACAACTCTACCTGTTGTTTATTTTTCGGATTCCGGCACCACACCTTACGGCAAACAATCACGAAGCCAACTTCGCTCGCGGCTAATCAATATAATTCATTATCTCAGTAATAGAGGAACGGGATATTTGGTCGTTGCATGCAATGCTATGAGTACCGTTCTGCCGCAGATTGAAAACAAGAACCTACCGAAAAACTTCAGACTTACAGGTGTTATTACCCATACGATCAAAACATTACAATCTCAGCAACGATTGCATCGTATCGGTATTGTCGGAGGGATCCGAACTATCCGATCCAGGGCATATCAAAAACCGTTTATTTATTCCAATCAAAAAATAATTCAACGTATCGCACAACCAGTATCCGCAATGATCGAAAGCGGTAAAATGAGAACGATTGGGTTTGATAAAACTCTTGATCGTATCGTACAGCCTCTAAATAAATGTGACGCACTGGTTTTGGCTTGTACACATTATACAGCGGCGTCTGAGATATTTGAAAAAAAAATGCCTTCGGTAAAAATAATTGACCCGTGCGAATCCACTTTTCGTTTTGTGGATCAATCTTGGAAATTGAAATATATACAGGAAAACCGACGAGCGGATGTTTTTCTGACAACCGGAGATCCTAAAAAAACTCGGGAATCCATTCAAAAGGCGTTTTCAATAAACACAGGTGCGTTTCAAAAAATTCCGTTAAACCTATAA
- a CDS encoding GTP cyclohydrolase, which yields MIVRLAEGTIKTLYGAYHEYLYYDGQKESIALVMGDVRGENILCRVHSSCLYGHAFNSMECDCREQMQISQKLIEKAGKGLVIWLEQEGKGNGHYALMQSKKYKQQGMPQGEAYEAAGFNRDARDFRSAAEIIRDLGVSSICLITDNADKVQTLTQHGIIVSSSHPVVF from the coding sequence ATGATTGTTCGGCTTGCAGAAGGAACCATTAAAACTTTGTACGGTGCATACCATGAATATCTTTATTATGACGGACAAAAAGAAAGTATTGCTTTGGTCATGGGAGATGTGCGCGGAGAAAACATTCTGTGTCGTGTACATTCGTCTTGTTTATATGGCCATGCTTTCAACAGTATGGAATGTGATTGCCGTGAACAAATGCAAATTTCACAAAAACTGATCGAAAAAGCCGGCAAAGGGTTAGTGATCTGGCTTGAACAAGAAGGAAAAGGAAACGGGCACTACGCTTTGATGCAAAGCAAAAAATACAAACAACAAGGCATGCCGCAAGGCGAGGCCTACGAAGCGGCCGGATTTAATCGAGATGCACGAGACTTTCGGAGTGCAGCTGAAATAATACGCGATCTGGGCGTATCTTCGATTTGCTTGATTACTGATAATGCGGATAAAGTCCAAACCTTAACGCAGCACGGGATTATCGTCAGCAGCTCGCATCCGGTTGTTTTTTGA
- a CDS encoding DUF799 family lipoprotein, with protein MKKYITIGSLCILMMSCAPMIKKQEFAPKMYVEHPVTILVLPPINKSTAADAKEYYTTTVAEPLTNSGYYVYPLEVVNDILKQEGLFETESYAHIPPQKFKDFFNADAVLYVTILQWNTSYYVTGGNVSVKVACELKSTKTGEVLWFYDDVVVVNTSGDSGGNGGLAGFLIQAATTAIKTATQDYVPLAKEVNQKIFLAMPYGKYHPQFNKDGQMEVVKKGNVKSPTSRPVKSTGSKSTTKAK; from the coding sequence ATGAAAAAATATATTACCATTGGATCATTATGCATACTTATGATGAGCTGTGCACCAATGATCAAAAAACAAGAATTTGCGCCCAAAATGTATGTGGAACATCCGGTCACTATTTTGGTTTTGCCTCCGATCAATAAATCAACCGCGGCTGATGCTAAAGAATATTATACGACAACGGTTGCTGAGCCGCTGACCAATAGCGGCTATTATGTGTACCCGCTGGAAGTCGTAAATGATATTCTTAAACAAGAAGGTCTATTTGAAACAGAATCTTATGCTCATATTCCGCCGCAGAAATTTAAGGATTTTTTTAATGCGGATGCCGTACTATATGTTACCATTTTGCAATGGAATACGAGCTATTATGTTACCGGTGGAAATGTAAGTGTAAAGGTTGCATGTGAATTAAAGTCCACAAAGACCGGAGAGGTTCTTTGGTTTTACGATGATGTCGTAGTGGTAAACACGAGTGGCGACAGTGGTGGAAACGGAGGATTAGCCGGGTTTCTCATTCAAGCAGCGACTACAGCCATCAAAACGGCAACACAAGATTATGTCCCCCTGGCTAAAGAAGTCAACCAGAAAATTTTTCTAGCTATGCCGTATGGTAAATACCATCCGCAATTCAATAAAGATGGTCAGATGGAGGTTGTCAAAAAAGGTAACGTTAAAAGTCCAACCTCACGACCGGTAAAATCTACCGGATCCAAAAGCACTACGAAAGCAAAATAA
- a CDS encoding methyltransferase domain-containing protein: protein MIDNNSFDIPKKEVEDAPIYDPVADMYEATFEDFTVRAREWEWITNKIKATSGAKSLLEIGCGNGAMMYRLAPYTAYAVGIDVSSRLLSYARKRNSNYLHVNFIETTSSHIPIQDHSFDLIVSVLSWRYLNWQETAKEIKRLLKPGGKFLLVDMCRQSQKSFKFMRFAKEKTQFLLGVLRYPRHHKNLRSMVRSLEWKQLIQKNPPKTKDEYEQFFKTNFVDINMEILSYGWNHEIVAITADHRS from the coding sequence ATGATCGACAATAATTCATTCGACATACCCAAAAAAGAAGTTGAGGATGCGCCCATCTATGATCCGGTAGCGGATATGTATGAAGCGACATTTGAGGATTTTACGGTGCGTGCCAGAGAATGGGAGTGGATAACAAATAAAATAAAGGCAACAAGCGGCGCAAAGTCTTTATTAGAAATCGGTTGCGGCAATGGTGCAATGATGTATCGTTTGGCGCCATATACAGCCTATGCTGTCGGTATAGATGTTTCATCTCGGCTATTGTCTTATGCGCGAAAGCGAAATTCAAATTATTTACATGTCAATTTTATTGAAACGACATCATCTCATATTCCAATACAGGATCACTCTTTTGATTTAATCGTATCCGTTCTTTCCTGGCGTTACCTAAACTGGCAAGAAACGGCAAAAGAAATTAAAAGATTATTGAAGCCGGGGGGTAAATTTCTGCTAGTAGACATGTGTAGGCAAAGCCAAAAATCCTTTAAGTTCATGCGTTTTGCCAAAGAAAAAACACAATTTCTTTTGGGTGTGTTACGCTATCCGAGGCATCATAAAAACCTTCGTTCGATGGTACGATCACTAGAGTGGAAGCAACTGATCCAAAAAAATCCGCCAAAAACGAAAGATGAATACGAACAATTCTTCAAAACGAATTTCGTGGACATAAACATGGAAATACTGAGCTACGGTTGGAATCACGAGATCGTCGCAATAACAGCCGATCACAGATCATGA
- a CDS encoding GNAT family N-acetyltransferase, producing MTPFLQPTLHNERIYARPLQYEDFDALYAVASDPLIWEQHPNKDRYKRDVFENYFRGAMESGGAFLICDATTRQVIGSSRYCNWNAETRTIEIGYTFIARDHWGTTYNRALKTLMLDHAFTFAEAVQFFIGAVNVRSQNAITKLGAQKIAERETAYYGESKKLDFVYEITKSTWLAIRDAKQL from the coding sequence ATGACACCTTTCTTACAACCCACACTCCACAATGAACGAATCTACGCGCGGCCATTGCAGTACGAAGACTTTGATGCGCTTTATGCCGTCGCCAGTGATCCGCTTATTTGGGAACAACACCCTAATAAAGACCGGTATAAAAGAGATGTTTTTGAAAATTATTTTCGCGGGGCTATGGAATCCGGGGGCGCTTTTTTGATTTGTGACGCGACAACACGTCAAGTTATTGGCAGTTCACGATATTGCAATTGGAATGCAGAAACACGAACCATCGAAATCGGTTATACGTTTATTGCACGCGATCATTGGGGTACCACTTATAACCGCGCGCTCAAAACACTGATGCTGGATCATGCATTTACTTTTGCTGAAGCGGTTCAGTTTTTTATCGGTGCAGTCAATGTGCGATCGCAAAATGCGATTACCAAATTAGGAGCACAAAAAATTGCAGAGCGGGAAACAGCGTATTATGGCGAATCCAAAAAATTGGACTTCGTATACGAAATAACAAAGTCAACGTGGCTTGCCATACGCGACGCCAAACAACTTTGA
- a CDS encoding heavy-metal-associated domain-containing protein, which yields MMTFKFKTNIKCGGCVATVTPHLDSEKTIEKWHVDLQSQERFLTVEGSEPNEEMIFEKVRQAGFTIEKA from the coding sequence ATCATGACTTTTAAATTTAAAACCAATATCAAATGCGGGGGATGCGTCGCGACGGTAACGCCGCATCTTGACAGTGAAAAAACGATCGAAAAATGGCATGTGGATCTCCAATCACAGGAACGATTTTTGACTGTAGAGGGCTCTGAACCGAATGAGGAAATGATTTTTGAAAAGGTAAGACAAGCTGGTTTTACGATAGAGAAAGCATAA